One region of Metallosphaera sedula DSM 5348 genomic DNA includes:
- a CDS encoding APC family permease has product MNVQWLKREVLHFLDLVPMSTSSVAPAFSIAAAYGSMVALVGPQAIMSVVISFPFFLMASLIFRKLNRVAPHCGASYHWGSKFMGKRYGGFQFWIITLAYFLSLPPIIIPAGEYTLDLLYRLGLIARSLEMSVFWDSIVGMIWAILAAIPLVLGVKPTARTTEAFLLIELIVMVSFIVIGLISLPFHTVNKINLSWFFSAKDLTSLPLFLGLAASMVIVATILDGWEIDSYASEESKRPTSWPGSAGVIGLISVFLIYMVVMPLMTIETPLSAISSSVDPLARWASYVIPNYAWAMDIAIICSTASSLWLTAFILSRVWYSASREGLLPYIFGRLNKYGSPWVAVVVMTSLEILVQGVELGLPSVDSLFGIVLTGAGAFLLLEFAMDSITVSKIAWEGRIEWYYRILAPVAAGGMLFIVIMGIIDAGPAFGIPADIYALTISVLIVIGGIYFSRRGNRVNTVVAPWLMREERQGRLRENDYIDPHLSCYSPLFLLIYFLRIKAENKANNTKVT; this is encoded by the coding sequence ATGAATGTTCAGTGGCTGAAAAGGGAAGTGCTTCACTTTCTGGATCTCGTCCCTATGTCTACCTCCAGCGTCGCCCCCGCATTTAGTATTGCAGCGGCCTATGGAAGCATGGTGGCGTTAGTGGGTCCCCAGGCCATAATGTCCGTGGTTATTTCCTTTCCGTTTTTCCTTATGGCGTCTCTCATTTTCAGGAAGCTGAATAGGGTAGCTCCTCACTGTGGAGCCTCATATCATTGGGGAAGCAAGTTCATGGGAAAAAGGTATGGCGGGTTTCAGTTCTGGATCATAACTCTGGCATATTTCTTGTCCCTACCACCAATCATTATACCTGCGGGGGAATACACTTTGGATTTACTGTATAGGCTAGGTTTAATTGCAAGGTCACTGGAAATGAGCGTGTTCTGGGACTCGATAGTCGGAATGATTTGGGCAATCTTGGCAGCAATTCCCCTGGTCCTAGGAGTTAAACCTACAGCTAGAACCACCGAGGCTTTCTTGCTTATCGAATTAATAGTTATGGTGAGCTTCATAGTGATAGGGCTCATTTCTCTCCCTTTTCATACGGTGAATAAAATAAATCTCTCATGGTTCTTTAGTGCTAAGGATTTGACTTCCTTACCACTCTTCTTAGGCCTAGCTGCAAGTATGGTCATTGTGGCAACGATTCTAGATGGTTGGGAGATAGACAGTTACGCATCGGAAGAATCTAAGAGGCCAACTAGCTGGCCAGGTAGTGCTGGCGTGATAGGATTGATCTCAGTATTCCTCATCTACATGGTAGTGATGCCTCTCATGACCATAGAAACTCCACTATCTGCAATATCATCGTCAGTAGATCCATTGGCTCGTTGGGCCTCATATGTGATTCCCAACTATGCGTGGGCAATGGACATCGCAATAATTTGCTCCACCGCGAGCTCCCTCTGGCTTACTGCCTTCATCTTGAGTAGAGTTTGGTATTCAGCCTCCAGGGAGGGATTATTACCCTATATCTTTGGAAGGCTAAACAAATATGGAAGTCCGTGGGTGGCAGTGGTGGTGATGACGTCTCTCGAGATCTTAGTCCAAGGAGTGGAGCTAGGGCTCCCTTCCGTCGATAGTTTGTTCGGAATCGTGCTCACGGGTGCAGGGGCGTTTCTCCTCCTTGAGTTTGCTATGGATTCAATTACAGTCTCTAAAATAGCATGGGAAGGGAGAATAGAGTGGTATTATAGAATACTAGCTCCAGTCGCAGCAGGAGGAATGCTCTTTATTGTTATTATGGGGATAATTGATGCTGGTCCTGCATTTGGAATTCCTGCCGACATCTATGCTTTAACTATCTCAGTTTTAATTGTGATTGGTGGAATTTATTTTTCTCGTAGAGGCAATAGGGTCAATACCGTGGTTGCTCCTTGGCTAATGAGAGAGGAAAGACAAGGAAGACTACGTGAAAATGATTACATCGATCCACATCTGTCATGCTATTCTCCTCTATTCTTACTGATATATTTTCTCAGGATTAAAGCAGAAAACAAGGCTAACAATACAAAAGTTACATAA
- a CDS encoding thioredoxin domain-containing protein, with the protein MRFREWNEIIKDKSPLKVIYFWTDWCEECGAQYKELSKIEDWEGFGYASVNADERPDIAIRYSPQIYPSLAIVTEGNVVGGLYGFSEEWKIRETLLMALDLSLGGGKLVSPKFNRDLRKVPRSNYVLQNERHENILNDIRSKCISFFDIYQGGFEKEPKYYLPNVLRFLLRFKDSYSMEIVKYTLDAVIYNLWDNGFYAFSKTYDWKNPYKVKLLDLNAEMIIALLETFAKTKDTYYLDYAVETGKWLMRSKKGDFYPIAETSQGMVGKPLLTVNSLIGEAMFYLYEFTNDESFRDEAERLSSLLKPSHVIGDGNPFLLDLAYLIRFLSSLGKGKEVVKVAFDQFFGGDAFYDVSLPHALSNGIGRFKLITDNSILGQGLVKLGLMEPAKQIANYFSTRYWNFTYFNQADFGLLVWMLNEHT; encoded by the coding sequence ATGAGATTTAGGGAGTGGAACGAGATAATCAAGGACAAGAGTCCGTTGAAGGTTATTTACTTTTGGACAGATTGGTGCGAGGAGTGTGGTGCCCAATACAAGGAGTTAAGCAAGATAGAGGATTGGGAAGGATTTGGATATGCGAGCGTTAATGCTGATGAGAGACCAGACATCGCCATTAGATATTCGCCACAGATTTACCCCAGCTTAGCCATAGTGACGGAGGGAAATGTTGTGGGTGGATTATACGGTTTCTCCGAAGAGTGGAAGATAAGAGAGACCCTTCTCATGGCACTAGACCTATCTCTTGGAGGAGGTAAGCTGGTTTCTCCTAAATTTAACAGGGACTTGCGTAAGGTCCCTAGATCTAACTATGTCTTGCAAAACGAGAGACATGAGAACATATTAAATGACATCAGGTCTAAATGCATCTCGTTTTTTGACATCTACCAGGGTGGATTTGAAAAAGAACCCAAGTATTATTTGCCCAACGTGCTTAGGTTTCTTCTCAGATTTAAAGACTCATATTCCATGGAGATTGTAAAATACACCCTCGACGCTGTAATTTACAATCTTTGGGATAATGGTTTTTATGCGTTCTCTAAAACCTATGACTGGAAAAACCCCTATAAAGTAAAGCTATTAGATCTGAACGCGGAAATGATAATAGCCTTACTCGAGACGTTTGCGAAAACCAAGGATACTTACTATCTCGATTACGCTGTGGAAACCGGCAAGTGGCTAATGAGAAGTAAAAAAGGAGACTTCTATCCAATAGCTGAAACCTCACAGGGAATGGTTGGGAAACCGCTGTTAACGGTTAACAGCTTAATAGGGGAGGCAATGTTTTACCTATATGAGTTCACGAACGATGAAAGTTTTAGAGACGAAGCTGAAAGACTATCTTCATTGCTCAAGCCTTCCCACGTAATAGGGGATGGGAATCCATTTCTATTAGACTTAGCGTATCTGATCAGATTCCTCTCTTCTCTAGGTAAGGGAAAAGAAGTAGTAAAGGTGGCCTTTGATCAGTTCTTCGGAGGGGACGCGTTTTATGACGTTAGTTTACCTCACGCGCTATCAAATGGAATAGGCAGGTTCAAGTTGATAACTGATAATTCTATTTTAGGCCAAGGGTTAGTGAAACTAGGTCTAATGGAACCAGCGAAGCAGATAGCTAATTATTTTTCGACTAGATACTGGAATTTTACATATTTCAATCAAGCAGATTTTGGTTTGTTGGTGTGGATGTTGAATGAACATACGTGA
- a CDS encoding YncE family protein — MVADNEGRIFVAAVNTVFVLSPNGSVIKNINVSGAEYIAFDNRTNIVYVTSGTLPIHTITEISDANLSVIRQLTVSAYPLALATDPTTGKVFIAIGNEVYALNSTKLVPLFNFLGVPTDMVVSPSGNILVSTYNFTENKGYIFMNFQGRTYSLELNTFPNSLLLEENEILVGTDGYILEINLALNIVGNISLYGGKIEGMAYDSNNDLVYAAVDSLYGQDYVLVLNNLSPIGEINVGITPVDVVFDPVSNYVFVSNFFDGTVAIISQGCPTQVNSSVSLPIIRSPTVSPQMPVISSFLPFYVTFVLLALFSALILRKYISKNRGE, encoded by the coding sequence ATGGTAGCAGACAATGAGGGGAGAATATTCGTTGCTGCGGTCAATACGGTATTCGTGCTAAGTCCCAATGGATCAGTTATTAAAAACATAAACGTAAGTGGGGCGGAATATATAGCATTTGACAACAGAACAAACATAGTATACGTAACTAGTGGCACGCTTCCAATCCATACCATAACAGAAATAAGCGATGCGAATCTAAGTGTCATTCGACAGCTGACCGTATCCGCTTATCCCCTTGCCTTAGCTACTGACCCAACTACTGGAAAGGTCTTTATCGCGATAGGGAATGAAGTGTATGCCCTTAACTCCACTAAGTTGGTTCCGTTATTTAATTTCCTTGGAGTACCTACAGATATGGTAGTCTCCCCATCGGGTAATATTCTCGTCTCTACTTATAATTTTACTGAAAATAAAGGATATATCTTCATGAACTTTCAGGGAAGGACCTATTCCCTCGAGTTGAACACGTTCCCAAACTCTCTCCTTTTAGAGGAGAATGAAATCCTTGTGGGAACAGACGGCTACATCTTGGAAATAAACCTCGCCCTAAATATAGTGGGGAATATATCGCTTTACGGTGGCAAGATAGAAGGAATGGCCTATGACAGTAATAATGATCTGGTATATGCTGCCGTGGATAGCCTTTACGGCCAAGACTACGTTTTGGTGCTGAATAATTTATCACCAATCGGAGAAATAAATGTTGGAATAACTCCCGTAGATGTAGTATTTGATCCTGTGAGCAATTACGTTTTTGTAAGTAATTTCTTCGATGGAACCGTAGCTATCATCTCGCAGGGGTGTCCCACTCAGGTAAACTCGAGCGTAAGTTTACCTATAATCAGGTCTCCAACGGTATCTCCACAAATGCCTGTCATCTCTTCGTTTCTGCCTTTTTATGTAACTTTTGTATTGTTAGCCTTGTTTTCTGCTTTAATCCTGAGAAAATATATCAGTAAGAATAGAGGAGAATAG
- a CDS encoding DUF3211 domain-containing protein, with the protein MILELSVGTSHDVESLRIILSDPYFVLPAIFPSIKELKILGGSFQGYANYLGIEHEVSGNIYISKNEVTYPFTLSKGKNLGAGKLTFYLTPGRVLIRLEYEGWMERLAGGLLRGWVKKFSNDLEEKVRMERIKRKI; encoded by the coding sequence GTGATATTGGAGTTAAGTGTTGGAACTAGTCATGACGTTGAATCTCTTAGAATTATACTTTCCGATCCATACTTCGTATTACCTGCAATATTCCCCTCTATAAAAGAATTAAAGATCCTAGGTGGCTCCTTTCAAGGCTACGCCAACTACTTAGGCATTGAGCACGAAGTTAGCGGAAACATCTATATCTCCAAGAACGAGGTAACCTATCCATTTACTTTGTCCAAGGGGAAGAATCTAGGTGCGGGTAAACTCACTTTCTATTTGACCCCGGGAAGAGTATTGATCAGGCTAGAATATGAAGGTTGGATGGAAAGGTTAGCCGGGGGCTTACTGAGAGGATGGGTAAAGAAATTTTCTAATGATCTTGAGGAAAAAGTTAGAATGGAGAGAATTAAAAGGAAAATATAA